A genomic segment from Streptomyces sp. NBC_00237 encodes:
- a CDS encoding NUDIX hydrolase, translating into MTPEEYAAYIASLPRVLAGAAALFRDEEGRVLLVEPNYREGWVLPGGTVESESGETPRGGAHRETLEEIGLDVELGRLLVVDWATAPGRPPIVAYLYDGGVLDAAQLAAIRLQEEELVSWRLVPVDEVTSYALGSLGSRILAALAVLADGTGAAELENGRRVS; encoded by the coding sequence GTGACCCCCGAGGAGTACGCCGCGTACATCGCCTCACTGCCGCGCGTACTCGCAGGGGCCGCGGCCCTCTTCCGGGACGAGGAGGGCCGCGTCCTGCTGGTCGAGCCGAACTACCGGGAGGGATGGGTACTGCCGGGCGGCACGGTCGAGTCGGAGTCGGGCGAGACGCCGCGAGGGGGCGCGCACCGCGAGACGCTCGAAGAGATCGGCCTGGACGTCGAGCTGGGCCGACTCCTGGTCGTGGACTGGGCGACGGCCCCGGGGCGACCGCCGATCGTCGCGTACCTGTACGACGGCGGGGTGCTGGACGCCGCGCAGCTCGCCGCGATCAGGCTTCAGGAGGAGGAGCTGGTGTCGTGGCGCCTGGTCCCGGTGGACGAGGTCACCTCGTACGCCTTGGGCTCCTTGGGCTCCCGCATCCTCGCGGCCCTGGCGGTCCTGGCGGACGGCACGGGCGCCGCCGAGCTGGAGAACGGCCGCCGCGTGAGCTAG